The following are encoded together in the Mycteria americana isolate JAX WOST 10 ecotype Jacksonville Zoo and Gardens chromosome 2, USCA_MyAme_1.0, whole genome shotgun sequence genome:
- the RNF152 gene encoding E3 ubiquitin-protein ligase RNF152, with protein METLSQDSLLECQICFNYYSPRRRPKLLDCKHTCCSVCLQQMRTSQKDLRCPWCRGITKLPPGYSVSQLPDDPEVIAVIAIPHTSEHTPVFIKLPSNGCYMLPLPLSKERALLPGDIGCRLLPGSQQKSLAVVTIPAEQQPLQGGLPAEGGAEEPDRRGVVKSSTWSGVCTVILVACVLVFLLGIVLHNMSCISKRFTVISCG; from the coding sequence ATGGAGACCCTATCCCAGGACTCCCTGCTGGAGTGCCAGATTTGCTTCAACTACTAcagcccccgccggcggcccAAGCTCCTGGACTGCAAGCACACCTGCTGCTCGGTGTGCCTGCAGCAGATGAGGACCAGCCAGAAGGACCTGCGTTGCCCCTGGTGCCGCGGGATCACCAAGCTGCCGCCGGGGTACTCTGTGTCGCAGCTGCCCGATGACCCCGAGGTGATCGCTGTCATTGCAATCCCCCACACCTCGGAGCACACCCCCGTCTTCATCAAACTCCCCAGCAATGGGTGCTACATGCTGCCCTTGCCCCTCTCCAAGGAGAGGGCGCTACTGCCAGGAGACATCGGCTGCCGCCTCCTGCCCGGCAGCCAGCAGAAGTCCCTGGCGGTGGTGACGATCCCGGCGGAGCAGCAGCCGCTGCAGGGCGGCCTTCCCGCtgagggaggagcagaggagccGGACCGGAGAGGCGTTGTGAAAAGCTCCACCTGGTCAGGGGTTTGCACTGTCATCCTGGTGGCCTGCGTCCTGGTCTTTCTCCTGGGCATCGTCCTCCACAACATGTCATGCATTTCCAAGCGCTTCACGGTGATCTCCTGTGGCTGA